CATCTCTGACTTCTTACTCTCTTACTCTCCACACTCTCTCTTACACTCACAcccttataataaactacaaacctgaagaacagaaaatagtgaaaagagctcctgagtctgtccagtGACTGTCCAACCAACAACACAACCCCCACACGTGAGGGCAAACAGGACAGCAGgactgctggggctgctttcAGTGTGAGGATGGAGCTTGGAGGGAAGAGCTCCTTGTGTTCCTAAATTAACACTAAAGATGCTGCTTGTGGTTCTTTCCTTGCAAGGCTTAAGAAATACTTCATGGGGATTTTCTGTGAATGCTTTCTCACAAAATTGGAACTTTCTGGGGTGAGTTCAGGCTTGGAGCTCTTCCCCAAAAAGCCAGCTGGCTCACTTGGGGTGGCTCTGTACctcctgagcaggcagagctgccagtgcaCGGCTCTTACCTTTCACAACCTTCAGTTCTGTTGATgactgctgctccttcagctcgTTTGACATGCACCAGTAAAAGCCTTCGTCCTTGGCCTGCAGCTGGTTCAGGATGATGGtgacagttttattttcagggtTCTCAAACATGGCCACTCTTCCGTCATAGCCGTACTTCACGAACCCAGAGTTGTCTATGATCTTGTCACATCCCTGGAGTCTCCACTTGCACCAGATCCTCGTGGAGGATTTCTTTAGGGGATCATAGAGGCACTCGAAGGTTGCTGAACTTCCAGTTTTTCCAGTTACTGTGGTCTTTAACTGAGGGAAATTCTTGTCTGTTGGTAAGAATGAAATGAGAGGCTGTGAGAGTGTCCATGGGGGaccctcccaaaaaaatcaacattatCAGATCAAGCAAAGCTTCTGTGGCTGAAGGAAGGCCAGGCAAAGCTCAGGGGTGCAAACATCAAGAATGTTTGGTGGGAATTGATCTCAAAGGGTCAGTCAGGCCTTCCTTTTTCCCAAATTCACTGAGTGTTGTAGGCTTTGTGGACAGATATTCCAAAGCTTTGTTCCCTTTGCTAGAGGGACCATCTGCATCTGTCAGTTTGAGATTTAAGGAACTGGGGGCTTGAAGAGACAACTTGTTTGCCTCAGACTGGGGGATGGAATTAGTCTCCTGGAGTTTTGGGCTTGGAGCAGAGCTATCCAGTTCTGGGAAGGTGAAGTCTGGATACAAGCTGTATTTAGTGGTGGTTTAGTACCTTACAGGTGGTTAAATGAATAGAAAGATGGAGATGAGAGAATAGGATAACAACAAAGAGAAATTCAAGCTCTTGCTAAATAAAGTGAGACTGCTTGTGATGCTTCTAAAGGAAGAAGGTGAAAACACGCTGGGAACAGCTCACCCTCATAGACAAACACGTCCAGCTCCTTcgattttccttccttcccataTTCACCAGCCCCACAGTAGTACAGGCCTGTGTCCTCCCAGTCCATCTGGGTCATGGTGACGCTGAACGAGCCTGGAGGCTCCTCGAAggtcagcagagctctgccttggaAATCCGGATCAATCTGCTGGTGGCTGTTGACGATGTTCCTGCAGCCGTCCTGCTCCTTCTTGCACAGGTACCTCCTCTGGTCGGCTGTGTCCGCCCCAAAGCCGCAGGACACGGTCCAGGTGCTGCGGAGCTTCACGTAGAAGAGCTCAGCTGCCTCAGGAACGGGAGGGGCTGGGCGCAGAGACAGAAATGAAATTCCCTGAAAGCCCCCGCGGCTCCCAGGCACCGCACACGCCAGCGTttggaagggagagggggaaaaacccaaagaaaatgttttttttaggGAGTGCCAAGGTCGTCATTACCTTCAGCGACACTGAGGGTGACTCTGTGGGACAGCCCTCTGCCGTTGACCCCCACGCCACACTGGAAGGTgccagcatcccccagctccagctgggagatgTTGATCTGGAAGTTCTCAGCCTCGGGGTGGTCGCTCAGGGCCACTCTGCCCTGGTAGCCGGGGCTCACGTAGTCCGAGCTCAGCACGGTGCTGCACCTGGCGCCCAGCTGCCGGCACCAGTACTTCCTGTCGTGCCTGTTCACCGGCGTGGGCGGGTAGAAGCATTTCACGGTGACAGAGCCGCCCAGCACGCCGTGGACCTGCCGAGGGCCGAACACGGGGCTGGAGACTGCGGGGAGAACGGGCTGGGTGAGGCCAGCACACACTCACACGGCAATACCCGCAATAACACAACAGCACGCTGTCTTTTGTACCCTCTACAACGTTTACGCTGTGTTCATGGTTACAATATTTTTGGATACTGCTGGAACCAGGGAAAAcgcagccttgaagccttggggttctcaggctgctcaaggacaagattttataacaatgattaaactGCTGGAGACATTTTGCACgaagcatgttttcaaagaggtgttgccttcttggaccaatgagccttttctatcCTGTTATGCACAAACTGCCCTATTTAACtgtgctgtttttttaaataaaatctctctTTTGCTCCTCCATTATACACAGAACAATGTTGCAATATCCTTTCCACCAAAATGCAGCAACAATAGATCAGCATAACGTGCATTGGTGTAAAACCATCTACACCTCTGTTTTTCCCAAGACTTTTCTAAAGAtacttttcccagctgcaggttttctttcccacttatttccttctccttcttctcctcttgGCCAACAGTCTGGATAGAATACTTTTCAGAAATAACCCTTATTCATGAACCCTCTCTGGCCTTCAGACCAGCAGGTGAGTGCCATGGGTGCCAGGTGTGCCCCCGTGGCAATGAGGGGCACCCGTGAGGTGAAGATGCTCCCCATGATGCTGTAACAttttagcttttgtatttttcagatcCTGCACTGCATTCATGCTTACCTCCATATAAAGTGCTAACttcacattttggtcagacaaaacaatccctctGGGCCTGGAGCTCaaggacaccccaaatcctcaggGCCcgaaaagtataaacaaaagtgaattaTGGGG
The sequence above is a segment of the Oenanthe melanoleuca isolate GR-GAL-2019-014 chromosome 26, OMel1.0, whole genome shotgun sequence genome. Coding sequences within it:
- the PIGR gene encoding polymeric immunoglobulin receptor isoform X2 — encoded protein: MTLLAFLFLLAWLPAGSARARHLPKAAISSPVFGPRQVHGVLGGSVTVKCFYPPTPVNRHDRKYWCRQLGARCSTVLSSDYVSPGYQGRVALSDHPEAENFQINISQLELGDAGTFQCGVGVNGRGLSHRVTLSVAEAPPVPEAAELFYVKLRSTWTVSCGFGADTADQRRYLCKKEQDGCRNIVNSHQQIDPDFQGRALLTFEEPPGSFSVTMTQMDWEDTGLYYCGAGEYGKEGKSKELDVFVYEDKNFPQLKTTVTGKTGSSATFECLYDPLKKSSTRIWCKWRLQGCDKIIDNSGFVKYGYDGRVAMFENPENKTVTIILNQLQAKDEGFYWCMSNELKEQQSSTELKVVKGEPALNGMKEVEARVGSRVDLTCSYPCQYYSYEKYWCRWNDTGCTMLPAQQQGLPGPAASCDTATRTAVLSFDPLQEEDAGWYWCGVKHNGVFGETMAVKLLVSTGSDAKHSPELLDVDSSPDSGAVPPGGAHSNAEVRKGAVPESSSSDESHGSNTLALVLGPLAGLILIAVTAFAIVKYRQLKRSELVSVGSYRTNISMSDFESVRDLSGARENPAGPAGVTGAADTRDSAADTRDSAADTRDSAADTRDSAADTAPANRPADCSGLP
- the PIGR gene encoding polymeric immunoglobulin receptor isoform X1, which translates into the protein MTLLAFLFLLAWLPAGSARARHLPKAAISSPVFGPRQVHGVLGGSVTVKCFYPPTPVNRHDRKYWCRQLGARCSTVLSSDYVSPGYQGRVALSDHPEAENFQINISQLELGDAGTFQCGVGVNGRGLSHRVTLSVAEAPPVPEAAELFYVKLRSTWTVSCGFGADTADQRRYLCKKEQDGCRNIVNSHQQIDPDFQGRALLTFEEPPGSFSVTMTQMDWEDTGLYYCGAGEYGKEGKSKELDVFVYEDKNFPQLKTTVTGKTGSSATFECLYDPLKKSSTRIWCKWRLQGCDKIIDNSGFVKYGYDGRVAMFENPENKTVTIILNQLQAKDEGFYWCMSNELKEQQSSTELKVVKGEPALNGMKEVEARVGSRVDLTCSYPCQYYSYEKYWCRWNDTGCTMLPAQQQGLPGPAASCDTATRTAVLSFDPLQEEDAGWYWCGVKHNGVFGETMAVKLLVSTGSDAKHSPELLDVDSSPDSGAVPPGGAHSNAEVRKGAVPESSSSDESHGSNTLALVLGPLAGLILIAVTAFAIVKYRQLKRSELVSVGSYRTNISMSDFESVRDLSGARENPAGPAGVTGAADTRDSAADTRDSAADTRDSAADTRDSAADTAPANRRCREDAELSFSSFPAACHQLSPGSAASPPRELP
- the PIGR gene encoding polymeric immunoglobulin receptor isoform X3, translating into MTLLAFLFLLAWLPAGSARARHLPKAAISSPVFGPRQVHGVLGGSVTVKCFYPPTPVNRHDRKYWCRQLGARCSTVLSSDYVSPGYQGRVALSDHPEAENFQINISQLELGDAGTFQCGVGVNGRGLSHRVTLSVAEAPPVPEAAELFYVKLRSTWTVSCGFGADTADQRRYLCKKEQDGCRNIVNSHQQIDPDFQGRALLTFEEPPGSFSVTMTQMDWEDTGLYYCGAGEYGKEGKSKELDVFVYEDKNFPQLKTTVTGKTGSSATFECLYDPLKKSSTRIWCKWRLQGCDKIIDNSGFVKYGYDGRVAMFENPENKTVTIILNQLQAKDEGFYWCMSNELKEQQSSTELKVVKGEPALNGMKEVEARVGSRVDLTCSYPCQYYSYEKYWCRWNDTGCTMLPAQQQGLPGPAASCDTATRTAVLSFDPLQEEDAGWYWCGVKHNGVFGETMAVKLLVSTGSDAKHSPELLDVDSSPDSGAVPPGGAHSNAEVRKGAVPESSSSDESHGSNTLALVLGPLAGLILIAVTAFAIVKYRQLKRSELVSVGSYRTNISMSDFESVRDLSGARENPAGPAGEC